A region of Candidatus Saganbacteria bacterium DNA encodes the following proteins:
- a CDS encoding VanW family protein, whose translation MKRSSIVIIIIVAVLAAVLGAYIGDRYYYSEKILPGYHIGRIDIGGKTREQAVDMLKNIPADDVAGANLFLIYDDGKKITRFEFKPSQAGIALLADESVGDAVYLSHKFGYLQQLYIRLSKKQKTVRPRFRIADEATADSLIGQIAAYIDHDPEDARFAVTLTTFEGDSKYKIFLNEGRIGKTVLIGETKDLLRKTLEEGNTASMLVVAIHPPKVSAQMLKNIPDPHVIGRYTTYYGTHDSPNRIHNIYLVASFVDNTFLSSGEIFSLLKPIGEFTGERGFREAYVIMGDELVPQYGGGTCQIATTLYNSVMMADLDVKNRVNHGMYFSIYPLGRDATVYPPYTDFKFRNNTGYPIVIQALPFKKGLTFRIIGHPTGKSVSFSYPALKYRYTTVSTTEGGSGARVEKKIRTSAFSAEVVRTVKKDGKIIKQETIYSFYKLHGDRQKVKIRRRESR comes from the coding sequence ATGAAAAGATCATCGATCGTTATTATTATCATAGTCGCGGTACTCGCGGCCGTGCTGGGCGCATATATAGGAGACCGCTATTATTACAGTGAAAAGATCCTGCCAGGCTATCATATAGGCAGGATCGATATCGGAGGCAAGACCAGGGAGCAAGCAGTCGACATGCTCAAAAACATCCCCGCAGACGATGTTGCAGGCGCCAATTTATTTTTGATCTATGACGACGGAAAAAAGATCACAAGGTTCGAGTTCAAGCCGTCTCAGGCAGGGATAGCGTTGCTTGCGGATGAAAGCGTTGGCGATGCCGTTTATCTGTCGCATAAATTCGGCTACCTGCAGCAGCTTTATATAAGGCTGAGTAAAAAGCAAAAGACCGTCCGGCCAAGGTTCAGGATAGCGGACGAGGCGACCGCGGATTCGTTGATAGGGCAGATCGCTGCCTATATAGACCATGATCCCGAGGATGCGAGGTTTGCCGTAACGTTGACGACTTTTGAAGGGGACAGTAAATACAAGATATTCCTCAACGAAGGCAGGATAGGGAAAACGGTATTGATCGGTGAGACAAAAGACCTTTTAAGGAAAACGCTTGAAGAAGGAAATACTGCTTCAATGCTTGTGGTGGCGATACACCCGCCAAAGGTCTCAGCGCAGATGTTAAAAAATATTCCGGACCCGCACGTGATAGGAAGGTACACTACTTACTACGGCACGCACGATTCACCCAACAGGATACACAACATCTATCTTGTGGCTTCGTTCGTTGATAACACGTTTTTATCGTCCGGAGAAATATTTTCGCTGTTAAAGCCTATTGGAGAATTCACGGGGGAGCGGGGTTTCAGGGAAGCTTATGTGATAATGGGTGACGAACTTGTCCCGCAGTACGGCGGAGGTACCTGCCAGATAGCCACAACGCTTTACAATTCTGTCATGATGGCGGATCTTGATGTAAAGAACAGGGTCAATCACGGCATGTATTTTTCTATATATCCGCTTGGAAGGGACGCGACAGTCTATCCTCCTTATACGGATTTTAAGTTCCGCAACAACACCGGATATCCGATAGTGATCCAGGCCCTGCCGTTTAAAAAAGGCCTTACTTTCAGGATCATAGGACACCCCACCGGAAAGAGCGTGAGTTTTTCGTACCCGGCGTTGAAGTACAGGTACACGACCGTCTCTACGACAGAAGGGGGATCAGGCGCGCGTGTCGAAAAAAAGATAAGGACATCGGCTTTTTCCGCAGAAGTAGTAAGGACGGTCAAAAAGGACGGGAAGATAATAAAACAGGAAACAATATATAGTTTTTACAAGCTCCACGGAGACAGGCAGAAGGTCAAGATAAGAAGAAGAGAGTCAAGATAA
- the gcvT gene encoding glycine cleavage system aminomethyltransferase GcvT: MPEKTPLYETHISGGARIVEFAGWLLPVQYGGIIEEHKAVRNTCGMFDIGHMGQIEVPDLDAVQKLTTNDASKLEKGSGQYSFVCNESGGIIDDLLVYRLENSFLVISNGINARAVFELFKTVSPSTKLLYDKNTMLAVQGPDAICKLQKDCDIDLLSLKHRQIAGCRIFGIKCTVSRSGYTGEDGAEIILDNNDAKKLWKSLLDENMMPCGLGSRDTLRIEASLPLYGHELSQEITPVDAGYFKTVKYDKGNFTGKSALQSKKEKGPDMKLIGFEVSERAIPRQGYKIFEGENEIGCVTSGTFSPTLGRPIGMGYLKQIQKGGQYYIEIRGRKYPAKEVGMPFYRRKKA; this comes from the coding sequence ATGCCGGAAAAGACCCCGCTTTACGAGACCCATATTTCAGGCGGCGCAAGGATCGTTGAGTTTGCCGGCTGGCTGCTTCCAGTCCAGTACGGCGGGATAATCGAAGAACATAAGGCCGTCAGGAACACTTGCGGGATGTTCGATATCGGACATATGGGGCAGATCGAGGTCCCTGATCTTGACGCTGTTCAAAAACTGACCACGAATGATGCCTCAAAACTTGAAAAAGGTTCCGGCCAATATTCGTTCGTCTGCAATGAGAGCGGCGGGATAATCGACGACCTTCTTGTCTACAGACTTGAAAACAGCTTCCTGGTGATCTCCAACGGCATAAATGCCCGAGCAGTCTTTGAACTGTTCAAGACAGTTTCACCTTCGACAAAATTACTTTACGACAAAAACACAATGCTTGCCGTGCAGGGGCCGGATGCGATCTGTAAACTTCAAAAAGATTGCGATATCGATCTTTTATCGTTAAAGCACAGGCAGATCGCCGGATGTAGGATCTTCGGCATCAAATGCACCGTCTCAAGATCAGGTTATACCGGAGAGGACGGGGCGGAGATAATATTAGACAATAATGATGCAAAAAAATTATGGAAATCACTATTAGATGAAAATATGATGCCGTGCGGTCTCGGATCGCGAGACACATTAAGGATAGAAGCCAGCCTTCCCCTTTACGGGCATGAACTTAGCCAAGAGATCACCCCGGTGGATGCGGGATATTTTAAAACGGTCAAATACGATAAAGGGAATTTTACCGGCAAAAGCGCCCTTCAGAGTAAAAAAGAAAAAGGTCCGGATATGAAATTAATAGGTTTCGAAGTATCGGAAAGAGCAATACCAAGGCAGGGCTATAAGATATTTGAAGGTGAGAATGAGATAGGATGCGTGACGAGCGGGACTTTTTCTCCGACACTGGGAAGGCCGATCGGAATGGGATATTTAAAGCAAATCCAAAAGGGGGGACAATATTATATTGAAATTAGGGGAAGGAAATATCCCGCAAAAGAGGTCGGGATGCCTTTTTATAGAAGGAAAAAGGCGTGA
- the gcvPA gene encoding aminomethyl-transferring glycine dehydrogenase subunit GcvPA → MNYIPNTDEDRKKMFSSIGISSIEELFDDIPLSAREKQTVVLPKPMPEIELRGHMREQSEKNSNVRGKISFLGAGAYDHYIPSVVKAIVSRSEFYTAYTPYQPEISQGLLQAIYEYQSMICGLTGMGAANASLYDGATAIAEAAFLAVNHTKRKEIIISKTVNPLYRRVLETYCDGADLKVNVIDFENGTTNIEKLKNAVNDRTACVIVQHPNFFGCLEDVFETEKITHKSGALLAVSVDPISLGVLKPPSEYGADIVTGEGQCMGSPLNFGGPYLGVFAVKKELIRLLPGRIVGMTEDHDGKRGFVLTLQTREQHIRREKATSNICSNEALAALAAAVYLAAMGKKGIKLAGRICFERAGLAKKRIASLPGFSLCHSGHTFKEFCVKYPRSAAEVNYLLAGRSITGGLDLGKYYPEMKNSSLLCCTEKTSEKDIEKLVLALKDV, encoded by the coding sequence ATGAATTACATCCCAAACACCGACGAAGACCGGAAAAAAATGTTTTCTTCGATAGGTATATCGTCAATCGAAGAACTTTTCGATGATATCCCGCTTTCCGCAAGAGAAAAACAGACCGTTGTGCTTCCTAAGCCGATGCCTGAGATCGAACTTAGAGGCCACATGCGGGAACAGAGCGAAAAGAATTCAAATGTCAGGGGAAAAATATCGTTTTTAGGGGCCGGAGCTTACGATCACTATATCCCGTCAGTTGTCAAAGCGATAGTTTCACGCTCCGAGTTCTATACGGCGTATACTCCGTATCAGCCCGAGATAAGCCAGGGCCTGCTCCAGGCGATCTATGAATACCAGTCGATGATCTGCGGCCTTACGGGAATGGGCGCGGCCAATGCTTCGCTCTACGACGGTGCAACGGCGATAGCCGAAGCGGCGTTCTTAGCGGTAAATCATACAAAAAGAAAAGAAATAATCATCTCAAAGACGGTAAACCCGCTTTACCGCCGGGTCCTTGAAACATACTGTGACGGTGCGGATCTCAAAGTGAACGTGATCGACTTTGAAAACGGAACGACCAATATCGAAAAATTGAAAAACGCTGTCAATGACAGGACAGCCTGTGTCATCGTCCAGCACCCTAATTTTTTCGGATGCCTGGAAGATGTCTTTGAGACAGAGAAGATTACACACAAGAGCGGAGCTTTGCTGGCGGTCAGTGTTGATCCGATATCTCTGGGGGTACTGAAACCGCCGTCGGAGTACGGAGCTGATATAGTCACCGGCGAAGGCCAGTGTATGGGAAGCCCTTTAAATTTCGGAGGGCCTTATCTCGGTGTTTTCGCGGTAAAAAAAGAACTGATAAGACTTCTGCCCGGCAGGATCGTCGGTATGACAGAGGATCATGACGGCAAAAGAGGGTTTGTTTTGACGCTTCAGACGAGAGAACAGCACATAAGAAGGGAAAAGGCGACCTCGAACATTTGCAGCAACGAAGCCCTGGCCGCGCTCGCGGCAGCCGTATATTTAGCGGCGATGGGCAAAAAAGGAATAAAACTTGCCGGCCGGATATGCTTTGAAAGGGCCGGCCTGGCAAAAAAAAGGATAGCTTCACTCCCCGGATTCTCGCTCTGTCATAGCGGGCATACATTCAAGGAGTTCTGCGTGAAATATCCAAGATCCGCCGCGGAGGTCAACTATTTACTGGCGGGCAGAAGCATCACCGGCGGGCTTGATCTCGGAAAGTATTATCCGGAGATGAAAAACTCAAGCCTATTATGTTGTACAGAGAAAACATCCGAAAAGGACATTGAAAAACTTGTCCTGGCGCTGAAAGATGTATGA
- the gcvH gene encoding glycine cleavage system protein GcvH — protein MYPENLKYTKDHEWIDLDGKTGVTDHAQKELGDVVFVELPKAGSDLKQGQELCVLESVKAVSNVYSPVSGKVIKINGELSNSPELINRSPYEEGWIAAIEIKDKKELDSLMSASEYKKLIGE, from the coding sequence ATGTATCCGGAAAATTTAAAATATACAAAAGACCATGAATGGATCGATCTGGACGGAAAGACCGGGGTCACGGACCACGCGCAGAAAGAACTTGGGGATGTGGTCTTTGTCGAGCTTCCTAAAGCAGGAAGCGATTTAAAGCAGGGCCAGGAACTTTGCGTCCTCGAGTCGGTGAAAGCCGTCTCGAACGTGTACTCCCCGGTATCGGGTAAAGTCATAAAGATAAACGGGGAACTTTCAAACAGCCCCGAATTGATCAACCGATCGCCTTATGAAGAGGGCTGGATCGCGGCGATAGAAATAAAAGATAAAAAAGAGCTTGACAGCCTGATGAGCGCTTCGGAGTATAAAAAACTTATCGGGGAATAA
- the hisC gene encoding histidinol-phosphate transaminase: protein MTDDLPRAAIEKLPVYMPGKQVEDVVKEFGIKEVVKLASNENPFGPSPKAVESIIKNLNSISVYPDQHHSLLRENLAKKWELSKDNFIVGNGSDEIMLLLAQVFLSAGDEVVVSRNTFSVYEFVSEIMDAELVFVDLLNNAYDLEAVKRAVTEKTKLIFLCNPNNPTGTYFNKKQLADLVKGLPKNVITVIDEAYADFADSDDFPAGTDLIKEGKNIVVLRTFSKVYGLAGLRVGYGIARPQIIKYLFMAKLPFNVNRLALIAAGAALEDGEFIEQTLANNREGKAFISGELKKMGLKHLKSQANFIFIDLGRDSGPVFMDMMRHGVIIRPLASFGFPKAIRVSIGTMRQNERFIEALKKVI from the coding sequence ATGACAGATGACCTTCCGAGAGCTGCCATCGAAAAACTCCCTGTTTATATGCCGGGAAAGCAGGTGGAAGATGTAGTGAAGGAATTCGGCATCAAGGAAGTCGTCAAGCTTGCCTCCAACGAAAACCCCTTCGGCCCCTCACCAAAAGCGGTCGAGTCGATAATAAAGAATTTAAATTCCATCTCGGTATATCCTGACCAGCATCACAGCCTGCTTCGCGAGAACCTTGCAAAGAAATGGGAACTTTCAAAGGATAATTTCATCGTCGGCAACGGTTCCGATGAGATAATGCTCCTTCTCGCCCAGGTATTTTTAAGCGCGGGGGATGAGGTCGTTGTCTCAAGGAATACTTTCAGCGTATACGAATTTGTTTCAGAGATAATGGATGCCGAACTGGTCTTTGTCGATCTGTTAAACAATGCTTATGACCTTGAAGCGGTAAAAAGGGCCGTGACGGAAAAAACAAAACTGATATTTCTATGCAATCCAAACAACCCCACAGGCACATATTTCAACAAAAAACAGCTGGCGGACCTTGTGAAAGGCCTGCCGAAGAACGTTATCACGGTGATCGATGAAGCGTATGCTGATTTTGCCGACAGCGATGATTTTCCGGCAGGCACGGACCTGATAAAAGAAGGCAAAAATATTGTGGTGCTGCGGACTTTTTCAAAGGTCTACGGGCTCGCGGGCCTGCGCGTCGGATACGGGATAGCAAGACCGCAGATAATAAAATATCTTTTTATGGCCAAGCTCCCTTTCAACGTGAACAGGCTCGCGCTTATAGCGGCAGGCGCGGCCCTTGAAGACGGAGAATTTATCGAGCAGACGCTTGCGAACAACCGGGAAGGCAAAGCGTTCATAAGCGGGGAATTGAAAAAAATGGGGCTGAAACATCTTAAATCCCAGGCGAATTTCATTTTCATAGACCTCGGCAGGGATTCCGGTCCCGTATTCATGGACATGATGAGGCACGGAGTGATAATCAGGCCTCTTGCGTCTTTCGGTTTTCCCAAAGCCATACGGGTTAGCATCGGAACGATGCGCCAGAACGAGAGATTTATCGAAGCTTTGAAGAAAGTCATCTGA